A region of the Candidatus Methylomirabilota bacterium genome:
CATGGGCGACTCGCTGCCGGGCCTGCAGGCCCGGCTCATGTCCCAGGCCCTGCGCAAGCTCACCGCGGCGATCTCCCGGTCGGGGACGGTCGTCATCTTCATCAATCAGATCCGCGAGAAGATCGGGGTAATGTTCGGTTGTCTGCATCACGATACCCGGGTTGTGCTTGCGGACGGAACCCGAGAGAAGATCGGTCGAATCGTCAAGGAGCGGCGGGAAGTAGAGGTGCTCTCCTACGATGCCGAGACGAAAGCAGTCGTCCCGCGGCGAGTGGTCAACTGGTTCGATAACGGTCGAGCTGATTACTTCCTGCAGTTCGAGGTCCGTGGAGGGCCAGCACGACGGCGCTGCTTCGCGGCCACACCGAATCACATGATCTTCACCCCCCACGGGGAGATCCCGGCCGGTGAGTTGAACGTCGGTGATGAAGTCCTCTTCTGTATGCCCGATTACGAGCTAACCGATGACCAGGAACAAGTCCTGCTCGGCGGGACTTTGGGGGATGGCTCGTTACGGATGGTCGGATTGCATTCGGCCCACTTCCGGGTCGCTCACAGTCCGCGACAGAAGGACTATCTGGAGTGGAAACATGCCTTCCTCGAGCCGTTTTCGGGTGCGATCGGGAGAGTCGGCAACGGTCTCGGCTTCACCATCCTTACCATGCCCTGCCTCGCCCAGTTACACGCCGCACTCTACGACTCCGATGGAAACCGGACGGCAAGCCGCAAGGCCCTCGATCGGCTCGATGCCCGCGGGCTGGCCGTGTGGTATGGGGATGATGGCTCGTTCGCGGGTTCATTCAACCGTTGGGGGAGAGGCAAGGCCGTACTCTGGAACAAATCGCTGCAGGGTGAAGGGCGTGCGGCGGTAATTGCCACGCTCCGCCGCCTTGGTTTTGAACGAATCCGCGACGATGGTCGTGGCTTTTGGTTCGGCGCCAAAGAGGCCGCACGGCTGCACGAGTTCATCGCGTCGTATCTCCACCCAGCTGTCGATTACAAGCTACACCCCACGCTCCGCGGGCG
Encoded here:
- the recA gene encoding recombinase RecA — translated: MAEVKNDRRQALDLAIAQIERQFGKGAVMRLGSGAPLEEIAVIPTGALKLDAALGVGGLPRGRVTEIYGPESSGKTTLALHVVAEAQRLGGVAAFIDAEHALDPLYARKLGVNTDELLISQPDTGEQALEIAETLVRSNAVDVIVVDSVAALVPRAELDGDMGDSLPGLQARLMSQALRKLTAAISRSGTVVIFINQIREKIGVMFGCLHHDTRVVLADGTREKIGRIVKERREVEVLSYDAETKAVVPRRVVNWFDNGRADYFLQFEVRGGPARRRCFAATPNHMIFTPHGEIPAGELNVGDEVLFCMPDYELTDDQEQVLLGGTLGDGSLRMVGLHSAHFRVAHSPRQKDYLEWKHAFLEPFSGAIGRVGNGLGFTILTMPCLAQLHAALYDSDGNRTASRKALDRLDARGLAVWYGDDGSFAGSFNRWGRGKAVLWNKSLQGEGRAAVIATLRRLGFERIRDDGRGFWFGAKEAARLHEFIASYLHPAVDYKLHPTLRGR